From Lolium perenne isolate Kyuss_39 chromosome 5, Kyuss_2.0, whole genome shotgun sequence, a single genomic window includes:
- the LOC139831712 gene encoding uncharacterized protein encodes MTVRAKSTADSTVITLTNVYAPSDATQRLSFFDDMRIVHQSINGPWVLAGDFNTYRYPHEKNNINISWAEMEAFNDWINELELMDIEICNSRYTWTNKRREPTLVKLDRVLVNMHWGLEFYNSECKTLNRPTSDHKPLLLDNNTSLPKSNIFRYDDHWFGCNDLIQLTKNTLTRGTRNMAPVYKLNHRLHSVRAATRAWQKGRKSLKTIIHNINHTVSFLDAIEEWKRLSNLDFVIRSLCQSKGKTMATAEAQHWKRMAKVKWCQLGDENTKFFHTMATYRFRKNRIRFLSHNGNDYFKDQEKLVIFL; translated from the coding sequence ATGACAGTAAGAGCTAAGTCAACTGCGGACAGCACTGTTATCACTCTCACTAATGTGTATGCACCTTCTGACGCCACACAAAGGCTTAGTTTCTTCGACGATATGAGGATCGTCCACCAATCCATCAATGGCCCCTGGGTCTTAGCCGGCGATTTCAACACCTACAGATATCCTCATGAAAAGAACAACATCAATATCTCCTGGGCTGAGATGGAAGCTTTCAACGACTGGATAAACGAGCTGGAGCTGATGGATATCGAAATCTGCAATTCTAGATACACATGGACGAACAAGAGGCGTGAACCAACACTTGTTAAGCTAGACAGGGTCCTAGTCAATATGCATTGGGGACTAGAATTCTACAACTCTGAATGCAAGACGCTGAACAGACCAACGTCTGACCACAAGCCACTCCTCTTGGACAATAATACCTCCTTGCCTAAATCAAATATATTCAGGTATGATGACCACTGGTTTGGTTGCAATGATTTGATACAACTAACGAAGAATACCTTGACAAGGGGAACCAGGAACATGGCACCTGTATATAAGCTGAATCACAGGCTACACTCGGTTCGAGCAGCTACCAGAGCATGGCAAAAAGGAAGGAAATCACTCAAGACGATCATACACAACATAAACCATACTGTCAGCTTCCTTGATGCCATTGAGGAGTGGAAAAGACTTTCCAATCTGGATTTTGTTATCAGGTCTTTATGTCAAAGCAAGGGTAAGACCATGGCTACCGCAGAAGCACAACACTGGAAAAGAATGGCAAAAGTGAAGTGGTGTCAGCTGGGAGATGAAAACACGAAATTTTTCCACACAATGGCCACCTACAGATTCAGAAAGAATAGAATCAGATTCCTCTCGCACAATGGCAACGATTATTTCAAAGACCAGGAGAAACTAGTTATCTTCCTATAA